TTTCCTGGCCAGGGCAAGGGGACACAGGGACTTGGGGAGAGGTGCCATCACTCATGTTAGCCACTGGGCGTAAATGTCTTCGGTTTCGAAACCATACACGACCACTTGGAAGGCGTATTTCATACTTTCTTGACATTCCGCGGCCCATCATGATGCCGACCTTGTCCCATCGAAGCGTCGTTGAGTCCTGTATCCTAACTCGTTGGCCGATGGTGAGCTTGGGTAGAGGGCGGGCATGAGAATTGTAAAGGCTCATGGCTTGGTCGGTTTGGGCAGCAGTGCAATGGTCGTAATCTTCAGTCTTAGTTTGCCACTCCTCTGTGAATAATCTGGGGTGAGCCGGAACACAAGTACGGAGAGGATGGCCATAGAGGATCTGCGCAGGGGAGCGTCCAGCAGGGTTCGGTGTATTCCGAAGCTCCAGCAGTCCTCTATCAAAGGCTTCACAATCTATGTTCCCGGATGGGGCAGTCTTGATGATAAGATGTTTAACAGCTTTCACTGCAGCTTCTGCGTGTCCATTAGCCTGAGGGTAATGTGGAGAAGTGATGATGTGATGAACTCCCCAGCGGTCGGCGAATTGCTTGAAGTCATGGCTGGAAAATGGGGGTCCTCCATCAGTTCGTAAGCGAAGTGGAACACCAACCTCGCGGAAGAAAACACAGAACATTCTTGTAACTCTGGCTGCAGTTGTGTCACGTCCACAGGgaacaaccacaggccagcctgaaagtctatcagcaataacaaggaaggatttccctgctacatggaagaagtcagctgacacactttcgaagggccgggatggatggtcgtcacacatgtaaggttcttgttgctgactagggagaagctgttggcaggcctcacagctttctactttactcttgatatctgcaTTGATACCGGGCCAGAATACTGTCTGCATTGCACGACGTCGAGTAGCTTCAATCCCTCGATGGCTGTCGTGGAGTCGATCCAAGGTGCGTCTACGGAGGGCTGCAGGGATGACGATCCGGGGTCCATACAATACTAACTCTCCATCCGCGTAAAGGTTGTCCCGCAGCTTCCAATACGGGAGGGCGGAAGCATGGAGATCATAGCGGTTGGTAGGAAAACCGTTGGAGACGTATTGAACGAGACGACTGTAATCTTGATCCTGAGATGCGGCCGTGCGGATTTCTTGTAGAGACTTGTCTTCTTCGATGATGGGTCCTGTTGCCTGGTCGTCAGTGGAAGTGGCGGTGCTGGCAACGATACGCCTGACATGTGCAGTCGAAGTAGTgcactcctcttcatcttcaggtgTGGGGCGACTGGTTGGGGAGCGAGACAGGGCATCTGGTATGCTAAGTTGTTTCCCTGTGCGCCATACTGCAGTGAAGATGTAGGGGGCCACTTTCATCTTGAGGCGTTGAAGGCGTGGATTCTCAATAGCATCCAAAGTGTAGTGATTGAGAATTGGTATCAAGGGGCGATGGTCAGTCATTAAGGTGAAATGTTGAAGTCCAGACAAGTATAGGCGGCACTTAGCTATAGCCCAAGTGACTGCAAGTAGCTCCAGCTCTATGGTGGCATAGCGAGTCTCTGTATCCGTAAGGAAACGAGAGCCACACTGGACGAGACGCATCTGACCTCGGCCGTTATCTTGAAGTAGGGCATAGCCGAGACCGTATAGGCGTGAGGCATCTGTTTGTAGAACCACAGGCGAGGCAGGATTGAAGGGTGCCAGGACAGGTGGTGAAGTCAGAGCTGTCTTGACTTTCTTAAATGCTCGGTCATGGTCGGGCGTCCAGACGAATGAGCGTTTGGGGCTCATAAGTGGACGTAGGGGCTGTGCTGCTGCTGCAATGTCTGGAGTGAAGTCGGCAAGTTGATTGACGAGACCCATAAACGACCTGACGTCTGTGACATTGGACGGTGTCGGGAAGTTGCGTATAGCTGATACCTTGTCGGGGTCTGCTGCAATACCATCAGATGATAAGACATAACCGCAAAAGTTAACTTTAGGGACGGCTACAGTAAATTTCTCCTTGTTGAGGGTGATGCCATACTGACGGCATCTGGTCAGCATTTGGTGCACGTGTTGTAGGTGGGAAGGGAGATCCTCGTCGGAAAGGAGGATGTCATCTACaaccttcacacagttgggaacacCTTGTAGTGCCATATCTCCACGGAGGCAGTATGCATCACCTGTTGCTGAAAATCCCATCGGGCCGCGACAGTGCTGGAACCTTCCATACGGAGTTATAAATGTAGTCaggtggcggtcctcttctgcCAACTCCATTTGCCAATAACCATGCAGGGCATCCGCTGTGGTGAAGTACTTCGCAGTAGGAGAGATGTTGCAGACGGCATCATGGGCCGTAGGTGAAGGGTGTGTAGGGCGGGCTACCTGAGAATTTAGGTGGGTGTGATCGACAGTGATGCGCACACCTTTGTCCTTGGGTACCAAGACCATGGGATGGCACCATTCAGAGGGCTTGTCGCCTGCTGGTCTGATGATTCCTTGTTGCACCAAGGAGTCAAGTTCTTCTTTCACTTGATCTCTGAGAGCAAACGGAATTGGCCTGGGTGTATGCACAGCGAATGGTGTAGCACCAGGTTTCAGGTGAATCCTCATCGGAGGgcctgccattttctttagtggctggGTTTGTAGATCCTTCTTGGATATGAGGACGTCGCTGAAGTGCCGAAGAAAATAGTCCTTAATAGCTGCGGGTGACGTTATGGCAGAGGCAGGAAACTGAGCGCATCTGTTGACATGTGTTACCTTGAGGATGGGCTTCGGGAATTCCGGTGACACTATGGCGAGGGCTCGGCAATGTTCACGGGAGAGGAGGGGAGTCTGGATATCCTCATGAACATGTATGGTTGCTGAGCAAGACTTGTTGCCAAGACGAAGTGTTGCCTGGAAGTATCCTACAGCCGGTGTCATGGGGGATCCATCTGCTGTCACGGCATCTGTCATGGGTGGAGGTTCAAGCCTTGTCCGAGGTATGCGGAGTGCATCCAAATGTATGGTGCCAATCACTGTGATGTCTGCTCCTGTATCGGGGATTAGCTGGAGTTGTGCTGATATATCGCCAAATGACAGAGAGACAGTGACTGGTGTGGGGGACTCGCTACCCAAGGTATCACCCACGAAACGGCAGCTGGGATTTGACTTATTAGGAGGAGGTGAAGCTGTGTACCCAGTCTGACTTTTCTTGGTCGACCTGCACATCTTCTCAAAATGTCCCTGTTTCTGGCAGGTCTTGCACTGAGCTTCCTTAGCAGGGCATTTTTCTGGAGGTTGCGGGCCAATGACCCGTGCATCCGCAGTTATTGCACGATGCACCCGTGGCTGGGCATTGTCCGGAATCGTGCTTGTGAGAGCAATATTGACAAGGGTCACTGTTAGGAGACTGGTGAGAACGTTGGTCAGGAGATCGATGAGAAGTCCTCTTCTGTAGACGCTGGTTCTTCTTGTATGTAGATACTGCATTGACCTGGCTAGGGGAAGATGCAATGGCTGATGCAGTCGCACGTGTAGATTCGTAGGAGCGGCAGCATGTCACGAACTCTGCGAGGGTAGATGAGGGTTGGAGGGGGATAAGGCGTTGTATTAACTCTTCGTCTCTCACACCCATCAAAATTACCATCTGCAATTGCCGTTCGGTGCAGGAGGTGGGGTTGCCAGTGCATAAGTCCACTTCATCAGCGAGATCCTTGAGGCGTGCGTAGTAGTCTGCAAACGATTCTCCGACAGCCTGTTTGCAGGACAGCAATTCCTGCGTCGTAAGGCTTCATTTCCTGAGGCTGCGAAAGTGCTTTTGCAGTGTATCCAACACCTCTGTAGGGGAAAGTGATGTGTTGGGAGGGATGCCCAGTGTATGCGTAAGCAGGCGCTGGACGTCCAGGGAGATGCAAGTTCTCAGGTGAATCAGCTGGGAAGTTTGATGTAACCTATCAAGTCCAACTAATGCTGCATAATCCTCAAAACGGAGTCTCCATTGGCGAAACGCTTGGTACGTTGCAATTTGTTGCAGAAGAGGTGGGGGATGACCGTAGGCTGCTAGAAACTGAAGGTGTATTCTCTGAGAAGCCAGTGGGGGTGGgaaacaggtgtaacaggaggtgcaATCATGGGGTTAGTTTGCTGGGGTTGCGATGCCGCAATCTGTCCTGATAGCAAGGAGAAAAGAGACATGAACCGCTGGTTGTCTTCCTGTCTTGATTGCTCCatctgtagtctgaagttctgctCCTCTTGTCGTCGTCGGTCTTGCTCTTGCATGCTGGAAGTCTGCAGAAAGTGTATAAGATGAAGTATGTCATTATCTGGTCTCCTGTTCCCATATTGGGAgtcaggggaggagggagagtggtGCTGGTATCTTCATCAGCAGTGGGGAGGTGCACAGGTACCTCGTCTCTCATCAGACCCTGCGTTTGATCCTCGGCCTGATCCGCTGTCTGCTCCTCTGTCTCATCCGCTGTCTGATCCATTAAATCAATTAGCTTTTCCTCTTGTTGAGCCATGTCGTGTTCGGTATCGTAAGAGAGCTTGAGAGCTGTAGAATGTCAGAAAAATATCCAAGTCGCTGTATGTAAGTGAAAGAAAGCGCTtaggatattttaaaaattacaatgtttGTCAGTGTGCTTGTGAAATAAGCGGCAGTCGGGTGGGGTAAGTGAGTGTGTGTTGCGAGCTAGCGACCAGAGGGGAGGCGGGAGGGGTGAAAGTGCCTCTGGGGGAGCGCCTCGGGCCTCAGTCACCATCGATGCATGACGAGGGGAGGGATGAATGGTGGGGGCTCCCGAGAAAACAGGCGCTAGAGTTCAAATGTCCTGAAGACAGCTTGGCAAGGACACTAATATAAAGCAACACAACACTATAACACACTGTCACTCTAACCCTGCACTGCACAAACACTGTATCACTCTTGGAGACACTGTAGTAAATTGTCGTTGATATCTTGAGTCACTGTAAGGAATCCAATGTGCGAGACGAGAAGTAAGCGGCAATGGCGGTCGTCTTCTTGGAGTCAATACGTGCggttactcactgcgccatgtgtgggatgctgccacatacatccatgcgagaaatggaatgaaggggtgacaaattaaatccataggttctttaaaatcttgtaatgaagataaacagacatcaagacgacagtagcgggaagcaggtccgcgcttgtcactacaatgaccactggacagtgactgactatgcatatggcgggaaataaaggcagtgttgacacatctaattacaatgttgccacgatgcataatgaaatagtggtctcacagtatgtgcaatgggaaatatacatggaaacataaatataattcttctttagaataatgcaaagcaaatgtacaaaatgttcataaactgtacgtaatgtaatcaatatacagcataacattaaatatctatacacatatgacttatcatttagaaaagaatactatacAGTAAACATCAATCACATCAAAGatggtggttttagaagggggttgacagagagagagagagagagagagagagagagagagattattgtatattattatatattatatatatatatatatatatatatatcatatatatatatatatatatataatatatatatatatatatgtatgtatgctctgggttacacggaccaatttAGCTGGGACCTGCCCGTAGGACGGGtaaccagctagtatatatatatatatatatatatatatatatattatatatatatatatatacatatatatatatatatatatatatatatatatatatatatccatagtatATAGACAGAAAACATATTGACCGATAGATGTATATGTAGACACATTGAGAACCAAATTACCATTCTTCTCATCTCTAGTTTCCATGCAAAATTGAacaattttgcattttgttgaaaaaaaaaagttcagggcCGTTTTTCATCGCAACGAAAACAGTCAAGCGTCCCCAACATGGCTCCTCTGTTCCTCAGCTACAGCAGCAGCAGGTAATTGGAAGAAAATGTTGGAGCTGAGGAGGATCCTTTCTCAGATTAGAGCGTAATAGACATGCGAATCTGCCATGATTACCCGGTAATAGGGGATCAGGAGAGCTTCCGTGAATGCGAGCGATTAGATAATGCTCTTTATTGCCTGTGGCTGAAATGAAAGGGTTAaccatgtttattttatcttggcCAGTTCCCTGGGAAGGAGGGTTTAGATGTGTTTAAATgagaccaaaaaaaagaaagaaaatacaggTGCTGGTTTCGTTCTATATTAAACAGCTCAAAAACCTTCAGTTGTTTATAGGACGTAGAGTGTTTTAAAATAACTGATACAAACTGCTGTTTGTATCAGTTTTCGACAAAGCTAATAATGCAATGTCTTTGAATAAGAATATGTTACTTAAACATCACATGTATAAAGgataaggattaaaaaaaactataagcaTCAGCTTCACTTTATAATCCTTTGTTGGACTGAAGTTAAGACTGGGATCGATTCATATAAAATGTTTCATTTCTTGATTTCataagtaaagtatatatatatatatatatatatatatatataatatatatatatatatatatatatatagatatatatatatatatatatatatatatataaagatggatataaaaaaaattgtttatctaAGAGCACTGACCAATAATcccttatttttcattcattcgtAAATTTCTAAGTAGTTAAAATTTTTATTCGGTATCAGAAAGCTTGGTAGGGGTTTTCTTTCACGAAAATTCAATAGTAGAtgctaaaattgtttttttccaattcttattttatCTAAAGTTCATGGTCACATATCTGTTCGAATGTCGAAGTATATTTCTTATCAAATTTGGGTAACTTTGAGgtcgggttttttttcttttacaaaaaaattttaacaagACCTATTTCTCATGATCACAAGTCTTCATGACTATTTCAGATTTTAATCAACCCTGCAACTAAGAACCCTAGAGGCCGTTGATATTTCATCGTGTATCATTATTATCTCCGTAGTTttggtgttgttattattattatcaatattattattatgacttcgCTCTTTTACAGTTGGTGGCTATTTTccctaaatatatttctttaacctTGCCTGATTTTTTCGAAGTTATAGATCCTctaaaacgtaattttttttttatttccttcggcCTCGATAATGAAAGTATTTCTGATTCGTTCTCATTTTAGATTAACCATTAAAGAGTGAGACCAATATAATTGTCGACATTTTATTTCGAATCAGTGTAATGAAACTTCAGAGCGAGACACCATTGTGATTGGCGAGTATTTGCCCAAACATCCTTGGGCTCTGTATAATTTCAAGGACACAGTCTCATGTAGAGTTGAGTTTTACTCTGACAGTCGTGATCTCAAGTAGTTATAgagttttactttaattttcatgAAGCTCTATAAGATTATCGGATCCCATGAGTTGGCATTGATTTCAAATATATTCTGAACAACATGAATCAACAAAATACAACGATATCACTATAACACCCATTAgtcaaaaattta
This portion of the Macrobrachium nipponense isolate FS-2020 chromosome 10, ASM1510439v2, whole genome shotgun sequence genome encodes:
- the LOC135224038 gene encoding uncharacterized protein K02A2.6-like, which encodes MQYLHTRRTSVYRRGLLIDLLTNVLTSLLTVTLVNIALTSTIPDNAQPRVHRAITADARVIGPQPPEKCPAKEAQCKTCQKQGHFEKMCRSTKKSQTGYTASPPPNKSNPSCRFVGDTLGSESPTPVTVSLSFGDISAQLQLIPDTGADITVIGTIHLDALRIPRTRLEPPPMTDAVTADGSPMTPAVGYFQATLRLGNKSCSATIHVHEDIQTPLLSREHCRALAIVSPEFPKPILKVTHVNRCAQFPASAITSPAAIKDYFLRHFSDVLISKKDLQTQPLKKMAGPPMRIHLKPGATPFAVHTPRPIPFALRDQVKEELDSLVQQGIIRPAGDKPSEWCHPMVLVPKDKGVRITVDHTHLNSQVARPTHPSPTAHDAVCNISPTAKYFTTADALHGYWQMELAEEDRHLTTFITPYGRFQHCRGPMGFSATGDAYCLRGDMALQGVPNCVKVVDDILLSDEDLPSHLQHVHQMLTRCRQYGITLNKEKFTVAVPKVNFCGYVLSSDGIAADPDKVSAIRNFPTPSNVTDVRSFMGLVNQLADFTPDIAAAAQPLRPLMSPKRSFVWTPDHDRAFKKVKTALTSPPVLAPFNPASPVVLQTDASRLYGLGYALLQDNGRGQMRLVQCGSRFLTDTETRYATIELELLAVTWAIAKCRLYLSGLQHFTLMTDHRPLIPILNHYTLDAIENPRLQRLKMKVAPYIFTAVWRTGKQLSIPDALSRSPTSRPTPEDEEECTTSTAHVRRIVASTATSTDDQATGPIIEEDKSLQEIRTAASQDQDYSRLVQYVSNGFPTNRYDLHASALPYWKLRDNLYADGELVLYGPRIVIPAALRRRTLDRLHDSHRGIEATRRRAMQTVFWPGINADIKSKVESWKSFLVIADRLSGWPVVVPCGRDTTAARVTRMFCVFFREVGVPLRLRTDGGPPFSSHDFKQFADRWGVHHIITSPHYPQANGHAEAAVKAVKHLIIKTAPSGNIDCEAFDRGLLELRNTPNPAGRSPAQILYGHPLRTCVPAHPRLFTEEWQTKTEDYDHCTAAQTDQAMSLYNSHARPLPKLTIGQRVRIQDSTTLRWDKVGIMMGRGMSRKYEIRLPSGRVWFRNRRHLRPVANMSDGTSPQVPVSPCPGQEREPSFEPSNVPRHSPRLAQKN